Proteins encoded together in one Bacteroides zoogleoformans window:
- a CDS encoding helix-turn-helix domain-containing protein, translating into MPKGNYTIQRSCEECGKIFTPPTLVSKYCCPACSKRAYKKRQVAKEKEAIRQALIRRIPSSKGYLTVKEAMMIYGISKDVLYRMIRQGLIPSYNFGQRLIHLSRQYMDEHFKTKAGSRKRKKEALSFEPKDCYTIGEIAKKFHINDSSVFKHTRRHRDFYKHQIINRLNCLPMKVGNDKETSELLYSTLICHFKEPLCLLQR; encoded by the coding sequence ATGCCAAAAGGAAATTACACCATTCAAAGAAGTTGCGAGGAGTGTGGTAAAATCTTTACTCCTCCCACATTAGTGTCGAAGTATTGTTGCCCTGCTTGTTCCAAGAGAGCGTATAAGAAAAGACAAGTCGCAAAAGAGAAAGAGGCGATACGCCAAGCACTGATTAGACGAATACCATCCAGCAAAGGGTATCTAACCGTAAAAGAAGCTATGATGATTTATGGCATTAGTAAAGATGTACTTTATCGTATGATACGGCAAGGATTGATACCGTCATACAATTTTGGCCAGCGTCTGATACACCTTAGTCGGCAGTATATGGATGAACACTTCAAAACAAAGGCAGGGAGTAGAAAGAGAAAAAAGGAAGCATTGTCCTTTGAACCCAAAGACTGTTATACTATCGGAGAGATTGCCAAGAAATTCCATATCAATGACAGCAGTGTCTTTAAGCACACCAGAAGGCATAGAGATTTTTATAAACACCAAATAATCAACAGGTTAAATTGCTTACCAATGAAAGTAGGTAACGATAAGGAAACCAGCGAGCTTCTATACTCTACCTTAATTTGCCATTTCAAAGAACCACTTTGTCTGTTGCAAAGATAA